A stretch of Tenrec ecaudatus isolate mTenEca1 chromosome 2, mTenEca1.hap1, whole genome shotgun sequence DNA encodes these proteins:
- the GNPDA1 gene encoding glucosamine-6-phosphate deaminase 1 isoform X2, with protein sequence MKLIVMENYSQASEWAAKYIRNRIIQFNPGPQKFFTLGLPTGSTPLDCYKKLIEYYNNGDLSFKFVKTFNMDEYVGIPRDHPQSYHSFMWNNFFKHIDIDPQNTHILDGNAADLQAECTAFEDKIKEAGGIELFLGGIGPDGHIAFNEPGSSLVSRTRVKTLAMDTILANARFFQGDLSKVPTMALTVGVGTVMDSREVMILITGAHKAFALYKAIEEGVNHMWTVSAFQQHPRVVFVCDEDATLELKVKTVKYFKGLMLVHSKLVDPLYSMKEESQPSKKPYSD encoded by the exons ATGAAGCTCATCGTCATGGAAAACTACTCTCAAGCCAGCGAGTGGGCAGCCAAATACATCAGGAACCGCATCATCCAGTTTAACCCCGGGCCCCAGAAATTCTTCACCCTGGGCCTTCCCACTG GGAGCACCCCGCTCGACTGCTATAAGAAGCTCATCGAGTACTACAACAATGGGGACCTCTCCTTCAAATTCGTGAAGACGTTCAACATGGATGAGTACGTGG GTATTCCCCGAGACCACCCCCAGAGTTACCACTCCTTCATGTGGAACAACTTCTTCAAGCACATTGACATCGACCCCCAAAACACCCACATCCTGGACGGGAACGCAGCCGACCTGCAGGCCGAGTGCACCGCCTTCGAAGACAAGATCAAGGAAGCCGGCGGGATCGAGCTGTTCCTTGGAG GCATCGGCCCTGATGGACACATTGCCTTCAATGAGCCGGGCTCCAGCCTGGTGTCCAGGACCCGTGTGAAGACGTTGGCCATGGACACCATCCTGGCCAACGCCAGGTTCTTCCAGGGAGACCTCTCCAAGGTGCCCACCATGGCCCTGACGGTAGGTGTGGGCACCGTCATGGATTCAAGAGAG GTGATGATCCTCATCACTGGTGCTCACAAGGCGTTCGCCCTGTACAAGGCCATCGAGGAGGGCGTGAACCACATGTGGACCGTGTCTGCCTTCCAGCAGCATCCTAGGGTGGTGTTTGTGTGCGATGAGGACGCCACCCTGGAGCTCAAAGTCAAAACTGTCAAGTATTTCAAAG GATTAATGCTTGTTCATAGCAAGCTGGTGGACCCCTTGTACAGTATGAAGGAGGAGAGTCAGCCTTCGAAGAAACCATACAGTGACTAA
- the GNPDA1 gene encoding glucosamine-6-phosphate deaminase 1 isoform X1, which yields MKLIVMENYSQASEWAAKYIRNRIIQFNPGPQKFFTLGLPTGSTPLDCYKKLIEYYNNGDLSFKFVKTFNMDEYVGIPRDHPQSYHSFMWNNFFKHIDIDPQNTHILDGNAADLQAECTAFEDKIKEAGGIELFLGGIGPDGHIAFNEPGSSLVSRTRVKTLAMDTILANARFFQGDLSKVPTMALTVGVGTVMDSREVMILITGAHKAFALYKAIEEGVNHMWTVSAFQQHPRVVFVCDEDATLELKVKTVKYFKGARGRGRGLMLVHSKLVDPLYSMKEESQPSKKPYSD from the exons ATGAAGCTCATCGTCATGGAAAACTACTCTCAAGCCAGCGAGTGGGCAGCCAAATACATCAGGAACCGCATCATCCAGTTTAACCCCGGGCCCCAGAAATTCTTCACCCTGGGCCTTCCCACTG GGAGCACCCCGCTCGACTGCTATAAGAAGCTCATCGAGTACTACAACAATGGGGACCTCTCCTTCAAATTCGTGAAGACGTTCAACATGGATGAGTACGTGG GTATTCCCCGAGACCACCCCCAGAGTTACCACTCCTTCATGTGGAACAACTTCTTCAAGCACATTGACATCGACCCCCAAAACACCCACATCCTGGACGGGAACGCAGCCGACCTGCAGGCCGAGTGCACCGCCTTCGAAGACAAGATCAAGGAAGCCGGCGGGATCGAGCTGTTCCTTGGAG GCATCGGCCCTGATGGACACATTGCCTTCAATGAGCCGGGCTCCAGCCTGGTGTCCAGGACCCGTGTGAAGACGTTGGCCATGGACACCATCCTGGCCAACGCCAGGTTCTTCCAGGGAGACCTCTCCAAGGTGCCCACCATGGCCCTGACGGTAGGTGTGGGCACCGTCATGGATTCAAGAGAG GTGATGATCCTCATCACTGGTGCTCACAAGGCGTTCGCCCTGTACAAGGCCATCGAGGAGGGCGTGAACCACATGTGGACCGTGTCTGCCTTCCAGCAGCATCCTAGGGTGGTGTTTGTGTGCGATGAGGACGCCACCCTGGAGCTCAAAGTCAAAACTGTCAAGTATTTCAAAGGTgccagagggagggggagag GATTAATGCTTGTTCATAGCAAGCTGGTGGACCCCTTGTACAGTATGAAGGAGGAGAGTCAGCCTTCGAAGAAACCATACAGTGACTAA